A single window of Fischerella sp. PCC 9605 DNA harbors:
- a CDS encoding FAD-dependent oxidoreductase, whose translation MSQLSGEAISYWIASTPHTSNFPSLKNDISVDVAIVGGGIAGITAAMLLKRAGKTVAVLDAQQIATGVSGHTTAKVTSLHQLIYAELIKEIGERKTQIYADSNQAAVERVAKFVEEENIDCDFSRRSAYTFAETAENLDAVKAEVEAAAQLGLPASFVTETSLPFAIAGAVKFDNQAQFHARKYLLHLAKLINGNGNYVFENTRVEKIEEGTPCQVVTAAGTVRSRDVIVATNLPILDQGLFFAKNYPKRSYIIAARIDPARAPAGMYIGTGNDYHSIRTTPTQDGGLLLLVGGGGHKVGTVTDTEERYQKLEAYARSRFRVEQFEYRWSTQDMVSFDRLPYIGKLTPFNKHVYVATGFSLWGMSKGTLAGMLLSDLILGVDNPWLKLYDSTRATPFLTTESLKNNLEVGFHWVSDRLKGLENSSVTNVARGEAKLLTINGNKVAAYRNEQGELHAVSATCTHLGCIVNWNSAEKSWDCPCHGGRYSYDGKVLHGPPVKDLERYKG comes from the coding sequence TCTCAACTTTCTGGAGAAGCAATTTCTTATTGGATTGCATCAACTCCTCATACATCAAATTTTCCATCTCTCAAAAATGACATATCAGTTGATGTTGCAATTGTGGGAGGAGGTATAGCAGGAATTACAGCCGCTATGCTCCTCAAACGCGCAGGTAAAACTGTTGCAGTGCTTGATGCTCAACAAATTGCAACAGGTGTCAGCGGACATACAACAGCAAAAGTAACTTCACTGCATCAGCTAATTTATGCTGAATTAATCAAAGAAATTGGTGAAAGAAAAACGCAGATTTATGCAGATTCTAATCAAGCTGCTGTAGAAAGGGTTGCAAAATTTGTAGAGGAAGAAAATATCGACTGTGATTTCAGCCGTAGAAGTGCTTATACTTTTGCAGAAACAGCAGAAAATTTAGATGCTGTTAAAGCAGAAGTAGAAGCAGCAGCGCAGTTAGGATTGCCAGCTTCGTTTGTTACAGAAACCTCTTTGCCATTTGCGATCGCCGGGGCTGTGAAATTTGACAATCAAGCTCAGTTTCATGCTCGTAAATATTTACTGCATCTTGCTAAACTAATTAATGGTAATGGCAATTACGTGTTTGAAAACACACGTGTAGAGAAGATCGAAGAAGGAACTCCCTGTCAGGTAGTCACAGCAGCAGGAACTGTCAGATCGCGAGATGTAATTGTTGCTACTAATTTACCCATCCTGGATCAAGGGCTATTTTTTGCCAAGAATTATCCCAAGCGTTCGTATATTATCGCTGCTCGCATCGATCCAGCAAGAGCACCAGCAGGGATGTACATTGGTACTGGCAATGATTACCACTCGATTCGGACAACTCCCACCCAAGATGGAGGATTGCTGTTATTAGTAGGTGGTGGTGGGCACAAAGTTGGTACTGTCACTGACACTGAGGAACGTTACCAAAAGTTAGAAGCTTACGCTCGTTCTCGTTTTAGAGTAGAGCAGTTTGAGTACCGTTGGTCTACTCAAGATATGGTTTCATTTGATCGGCTGCCTTACATTGGCAAGCTTACTCCCTTTAACAAGCATGTCTACGTAGCAACAGGGTTTAGCCTCTGGGGTATGAGCAAAGGCACGTTAGCGGGAATGTTGCTTTCAGATTTGATTTTGGGAGTAGATAATCCTTGGCTGAAACTTTACGATTCTACCCGTGCAACCCCGTTTTTAACTACCGAATCTCTGAAGAATAACCTAGAAGTAGGATTTCACTGGGTTAGCGATCGCCTCAAAGGATTAGAGAATTCTTCTGTAACTAACGTGGCACGAGGCGAAGCTAAGTTACTTACTATTAACGGTAATAAGGTAGCCGCCTACCGTAACGAACAGGGAGAACTGCATGCAGTCTCAGCAACATGTACCCATCTCGGCTGTATTGTTAATTGGAACAGCGCCGAGAAAAGTTGGGATTGTCCCTGTCATGGCGGGCGTTATAGCTATGATGGCAAAGTATTGCACGGGCCACCAGTGAAAGACCTCGAACGTTACAAAGGGTAG
- the acsF gene encoding magnesium-protoporphyrin IX monomethyl ester (oxidative) cyclase — translation MVDSLKKPGFEELRPGIKAPAKETLLTPRFYTTDFDAMARMDISVNEDELRAILEEFRADYNRHHFVRDEEFEQSWDHIDGETRRLFVEFLERSCTAEFSGFLLYKELSRRLKDKSPVLAECFALMSRDEARHAGFLNKALADFNLSLDLGFLTKSKNYTYFQPKFIFYATYLSEKIGYWRYITIYRHLEAHPEDRVYPIFRWFENWCQDENRHGDFFDAVMKSQPQMLNDWKARLWCRFFLLSVFVTMYLNDIQRSGFYASIGLDAREYDKYVIEKTNETSARVFPVILNVENPEFYERLEICVKNNEKLTAIANANSNTPKFLQFFQKLPLYISNGWQFLRLYLMKPIDATAIQGSVR, via the coding sequence ATGGTAGATTCCCTAAAAAAACCAGGTTTTGAAGAATTGCGCCCGGGAATAAAAGCCCCAGCCAAAGAAACCCTGTTAACACCCAGGTTTTACACCACTGATTTTGATGCGATGGCGCGGATGGATATCTCCGTCAACGAAGACGAGTTAAGAGCCATCCTGGAAGAGTTCCGCGCTGACTATAACCGCCATCACTTTGTTCGGGACGAGGAATTTGAACAATCCTGGGATCATATTGACGGGGAAACTCGCCGATTATTCGTTGAATTTCTAGAGCGTTCTTGTACGGCAGAGTTTTCTGGCTTTTTACTATACAAAGAACTTAGTCGCCGTCTTAAGGACAAAAGCCCCGTCCTGGCAGAGTGTTTTGCTCTGATGTCGCGGGATGAAGCGCGTCATGCTGGTTTCTTGAATAAAGCATTGGCAGATTTTAATCTGTCTCTGGATTTAGGATTTTTGACTAAGAGCAAAAATTACACCTACTTCCAGCCGAAATTCATCTTCTACGCCACTTATCTTTCCGAAAAAATTGGTTATTGGCGGTATATCACAATTTATCGTCACCTAGAAGCACATCCCGAAGACCGGGTTTATCCAATTTTCCGCTGGTTTGAAAACTGGTGTCAGGATGAAAACCGCCACGGGGATTTCTTTGACGCTGTGATGAAATCCCAGCCGCAAATGTTGAATGACTGGAAGGCGCGGTTGTGGTGTCGGTTCTTCTTGTTGTCAGTATTTGTGACGATGTATCTCAACGACATTCAGCGCAGTGGCTTCTATGCCTCGATTGGGCTGGATGCACGAGAATACGACAAATACGTGATTGAAAAAACTAATGAGACTTCAGCGCGGGTGTTCCCGGTAATTCTGAATGTAGAAAATCCAGAGTTTTACGAACGGTTGGAAATTTGTGTCAAGAATAACGAAAAATTGACAGCGATCGCCAACGCCAACTCCAACACCCCCAAATTCCTGCAATTCTTCCAGAAGTTGCCCCTTTACATCTCCAATGGTTGGCAGTTCCTGCGGTTGTACCTGATGAAACCCATTGACGCAACTGCAATTCAAGGTAGTGTGCGCTAA
- a CDS encoding chromate transporter, whose protein sequence is MSNASTKQVQQANSPSLGVLVALFAGVGARAFGGAIPTHVLPFCLKRGWLTNRECLEVLNWCQWLPGTAGTNLSAYLGYCWQKTQGAILATLALVLPGFVAILVVSKLLSKLPQHIVQASLTAVVAASIGILLELTWKLAKPAITDYIRFLMAIATFVLVGIFRVPIPLVMVLVVPFAWHLNSKIQKND, encoded by the coding sequence ATGTCGAATGCATCAACAAAACAAGTGCAACAAGCCAATTCTCCTTCCCTTGGTGTACTAGTTGCTTTATTTGCAGGGGTTGGAGCAAGAGCTTTCGGTGGAGCAATTCCCACCCACGTTTTGCCTTTTTGCTTAAAGCGCGGTTGGCTGACAAACAGGGAATGCTTGGAAGTTTTGAATTGGTGCCAGTGGCTTCCAGGAACTGCGGGTACCAATCTTTCGGCATATCTGGGATATTGTTGGCAAAAAACTCAAGGAGCAATACTGGCAACACTTGCTTTGGTACTACCTGGATTTGTGGCGATACTGGTGGTATCAAAGCTGCTATCAAAGCTACCTCAGCATATCGTCCAAGCATCTCTGACTGCGGTCGTAGCGGCCAGTATTGGAATACTTTTAGAGTTAACGTGGAAACTGGCAAAACCTGCTATCACCGACTATATTCGATTTTTAATGGCGATCGCTACGTTTGTTTTAGTAGGAATTTTCAGGGTTCCTATTCCTCTAGTTATGGTTTTAGTCGTGCCCTTTGCTTGGCATTTGAATAGCAAAATTCAAAAAAATGACTGA
- a CDS encoding chromate transporter: protein MHVLLDLFFTFAYLALISVGSASAVIPEMERQVVIVHGWMSHQAFVEAYALGLLVPGPNMLHVVLIGNHVAGLPGAVASGLGMIGPTSCILASVAWLIKQPKPPAWIKQLHAALSPVTIGFLLATVWNLGKDTVFLKDIFSTAICFLALLLSVRGLLNTGWIVVLALLAGAIKGFFFN from the coding sequence ATGCACGTCTTACTCGATCTATTTTTCACATTTGCTTACTTGGCTCTGATTAGCGTCGGATCTGCAAGCGCTGTCATCCCAGAGATGGAACGTCAGGTTGTCATTGTCCACGGATGGATGAGCCATCAAGCTTTCGTCGAAGCTTATGCACTAGGGTTGCTAGTACCAGGACCGAATATGCTTCATGTTGTACTGATCGGTAATCATGTAGCTGGTTTACCAGGAGCTGTGGCTTCTGGGCTAGGGATGATTGGTCCTACTTCTTGTATTTTAGCAAGCGTAGCCTGGTTAATTAAACAACCGAAGCCTCCTGCTTGGATAAAGCAATTGCATGCTGCTTTAAGTCCAGTAACTATTGGTTTTTTGTTAGCAACTGTTTGGAATCTTGGCAAGGATACAGTATTCCTCAAGGATATATTCAGCACTGCCATCTGCTTTTTAGCACTACTGTTATCAGTTCGGGGTTTACTTAATACAGGCTGGATAGTAGTGTTGGCATTGTTGGCAGGAGCTATTAAGGGATTTTTTTTCAATTAG
- the cysC gene encoding adenylyl-sulfate kinase — protein sequence MRHKGVILWLTGLSGAGKTTIARGIECKLKERDCLVEILDGDEIRSHLSKELGFTKEDRNTNIRRIGFVANLLSRNGIVAIVAAISPYRAIRDEIRMMNENFIEVYVDAPLEVCEVRDIKGLYAKARSGEIKNFTGIADPYEPPINPEVICRTTKESIEECINKVIAELERLEYIPIWNQMNQC from the coding sequence ATGAGACATAAAGGCGTAATATTGTGGCTTACAGGTCTTAGCGGTGCTGGTAAAACTACAATTGCAAGAGGAATAGAATGTAAACTTAAGGAACGTGATTGTTTAGTAGAAATTTTAGATGGTGATGAGATTAGAAGCCATCTTTCCAAAGAACTAGGATTTACTAAGGAAGATAGAAATACTAACATTCGTCGTATTGGCTTTGTAGCAAATCTGCTGAGCCGAAATGGAATTGTGGCGATTGTAGCTGCAATTAGTCCTTACCGGGCTATCCGTGATGAAATTCGCATGATGAATGAGAACTTTATAGAAGTTTATGTCGATGCACCACTTGAGGTTTGTGAGGTGCGAGATATAAAAGGTCTATATGCTAAGGCTCGCTCTGGTGAAATAAAGAATTTTACAGGAATAGCAGATCCCTACGAACCTCCTATTAACCCAGAGGTTATTTGCCGCACTACGAAAGAAAGTATAGAGGAATGTATTAATAAGGTGATTGCAGAATTAGAGCGACTAGAATACATTCCAATCTGGAATCAAATGAATCAGTGTTAA
- a CDS encoding TauD/TfdA family dioxygenase, producing MLTDNNRMVNTDDFLSSLDDKEIFEASKIDISQVTLKIRKVAEISEPEQQRLFEIFNKFKFVILECEPLPNPLENLLALKKIFGSVKRHYRSDENGIVPVENLGNSFATTVPISTTNQIHPIHTDGSADIDPPKVVAMQCEIPSQNGGFSQIVYGESVYKYLMENHPQELQNLFTNPVTITNVGGKTDTRAIFVEQKGRISITFKADSVVSIAIPTQIEKAFHIIKNYVNNPNNQFIYKLKANQILLLDNTSVLHGRTSFPDHEFRKLNRLWFDGISEYSHHLQFGFTPK from the coding sequence ATGTTAACAGATAATAATCGAATGGTTAATACAGACGATTTTTTATCAAGTTTAGATGATAAAGAAATTTTTGAGGCCTCTAAAATCGATATTAGTCAGGTAACACTAAAAATTAGGAAAGTTGCAGAAATTTCAGAGCCAGAACAACAAAGACTATTTGAGATATTCAACAAATTTAAATTTGTCATACTGGAATGTGAACCATTGCCAAATCCGCTAGAGAATTTATTAGCTTTAAAGAAAATTTTTGGTTCAGTAAAAAGACATTATCGCTCTGACGAAAATGGTATTGTTCCGGTTGAAAATTTAGGTAACTCCTTTGCTACTACTGTTCCAATTTCTACCACTAATCAAATTCATCCAATACATACAGATGGTTCAGCTGATATTGATCCTCCTAAAGTTGTTGCTATGCAATGTGAAATACCTTCTCAAAATGGGGGATTTTCTCAAATTGTTTACGGTGAATCTGTTTATAAATATTTAATGGAAAATCATCCCCAAGAATTGCAGAATTTGTTTACTAATCCAGTGACCATAACTAATGTAGGTGGGAAGACAGATACACGAGCGATATTTGTTGAGCAAAAAGGTAGAATATCAATTACTTTCAAGGCGGATTCGGTTGTCTCAATTGCAATTCCGACTCAAATAGAAAAGGCTTTCCACATTATCAAAAATTATGTTAACAATCCAAATAATCAATTTATATATAAATTGAAAGCCAATCAAATTCTATTACTCGACAATACTAGCGTACTACATGGAAGAACATCTTTTCCAGATCATGAATTTCGCAAGCTAAATAGATTATGGTTTGATGGAATTTCAGAATATTCTCATCATCTACAATTTGGATTTACCCCTAAATAA